The genomic stretch TGGCAACTGGCAAAACAACCCTTTTGGAGATTGTAAAAAAGATTGCAGACCACATATACAATGTTTTTGGCAAAGAAGAAGGTAAAATTCCGGGGTATGATGGTCATCCAGAGATTGAACTTGCGCTTGTAAAGCTCTATGAAGTGACAGGGGACAGAAAATATTTAGAGCTTGCAAAGTTTTTTGTTGATGAAAGAGGTCAAGAGCCTTACTACTTTGATATTGAGTATGAAAAAAGAGGGAAAAAAAGTCACTGGGCTGGTTTTAAAAGTCTTGGCAGAGAGTATTTGCAAGCCTACAGGCCTTTAAGGCAGCAGAAAGAAGCTGTTGGTCATGCAGTAAGAGCAGTTTATCTTTATTCTGGAGCTGCAGATGTTGCAGCATATACACAAGATAAAGAGCTTTTTGATGTGTGCAAGACTCTCTTTGATGACATAGTCAAAAGGAAGATGTATATCACAGGTGCAATTGGTTCATCTGCTCATGGTGAGGCATTTACATTTGAGTATGATTTGCCAAATGATACAGCGTATGCTGAGACTTGTGCATCTGTAGGTCTTATCTTTTTTGCACATCGCTTAAACAAAATAGAACCGCATGCTAAGTATTATGATGTTGTAGAAAGAGCTCTTTATAACACCGTTATTGGTTCTATGTCGCAGGATGGTAAAAAGTATTTTTATGTAAATCCTCTTGAGGTATATCCGAAAGAAGTGGAAAAGAGGTTTGACAGGCGCCATGTAAAACCAGAACGTCAACCTTGGTTTGGGTGTGCGTGCTGTCCGCCAAATGTTGCAAGGCTTTTAGCCTCTTTGGGAAGGTATATTTATAGTTACAACCATGAAGGGATTTACGTGAATTTATACATTGGCAGCAGTGTTCAGGTTGAAGTAGGTGGTGTTAAGGTTTTACTCCAGCAAATGTCAAGTTATCCTTTTGAAGACATAGTCAAGATAGATTTAAAACCTTCAAAAGAAGCAAGATTTAAGCTTTATCTTAGAATTCCAAGTTGGTGTGAAAGCTATGAGGTTTATGTAAATGGGAAGAAAGAAGAGCCAGAAGAACCGCCCAGCGGCTATGTTTGCATTGAGAGGTTGTGGAAAGAAAATGATCAAGTTATATTAAAGATACCAACAGAGGTTAAAATGGTAAGTTCACACCCGCAGGTGAGGAGCAATGTAGGTAAAGTGGCAGTTGTGAAAGGCCCTGTTGTATTTTGTGCAGAAGAAGCAGACAATGGCAAGAATTTGCATCTGCTTTTTGTTGATGTAAATGGCAAAGGCAAGTTAGAATTTGATAGCAATATTTTAGGAGGTTTGTACACAGTTGAAGTAGATGGTTTTAGGATGGCAGAAGATGATTTTGGAGAAGAGCTTTACAAGAGCCACAGGCCAAAGTTTGTTCCAGCAAAAATAAAGCTCATTCCTTATTATGCTTGGGCAAATAGGGGAGCTAATGAGATGAGGGTATGGCTTCTTACCAAATAAAGAGAGAGGCTTTTTAGCCTCTCTTTTGAATAAAATTGTATTGTAGTTTTTCATCAAGCAATTTGGTAGGTTG from Caldicellulosiruptor kronotskyensis 2002 encodes the following:
- a CDS encoding glycoside hydrolase family 127 protein yields the protein MSDKDFSVYLNSPRIKDVSITDPFWRKYIDLVKDVVVPYQWEILNDNVDIPVKSHAIKNFKIAAGLEEGEFEGFVFQDSDVAKWLEAASYVLEKYPNPDLEKKVDEVIQLIGKAQWEDGYLNTYFTIKEKGKRWTNLEECHELYTAGHMIEAGCAHFLATGKTTLLEIVKKIADHIYNVFGKEEGKIPGYDGHPEIELALVKLYEVTGDRKYLELAKFFVDERGQEPYYFDIEYEKRGKKSHWAGFKSLGREYLQAYRPLRQQKEAVGHAVRAVYLYSGAADVAAYTQDKELFDVCKTLFDDIVKRKMYITGAIGSSAHGEAFTFEYDLPNDTAYAETCASVGLIFFAHRLNKIEPHAKYYDVVERALYNTVIGSMSQDGKKYFYVNPLEVYPKEVEKRFDRRHVKPERQPWFGCACCPPNVARLLASLGRYIYSYNHEGIYVNLYIGSSVQVEVGGVKVLLQQMSSYPFEDIVKIDLKPSKEARFKLYLRIPSWCESYEVYVNGKKEEPEEPPSGYVCIERLWKENDQVILKIPTEVKMVSSHPQVRSNVGKVAVVKGPVVFCAEEADNGKNLHLLFVDVNGKGKLEFDSNILGGLYTVEVDGFRMAEDDFGEELYKSHRPKFVPAKIKLIPYYAWANRGANEMRVWLLTK